A DNA window from Pongo abelii isolate AG06213 chromosome 2, NHGRI_mPonAbe1-v2.0_pri, whole genome shotgun sequence contains the following coding sequences:
- the MBD4 gene encoding methyl-CpG-binding domain protein 4 isoform X2, with amino-acid sequence MGTTGLESLSLGDRGAAPTVNSSERLVPDPPSDLRKEDVAMELERVGEDEEQMMIKRSSKCNPLLQEPITSAQFGATAGTECHKSVPCGWERVVKQRLFGKTAGRFDVYFISPEGLKFRSKSSLANYLHKNGETSLKPEDFDFTVLSKRGIKSRYKDCSMAALTSHLQNQSNNSNWNLRTRSKCKKDVFMPPNSSSELRESRGLSNFTSSHLLLKEDEGVEDVNFRKVRKPKGKVTILKGIPIKKTKKGCRKSCSGFVQSDSKRESVCNKADAESEPVAQKSQLDRTVCISDAGACDETLSVTSEENSLVKERSLSSGSNFCSEQKTSGIINKFCSAKDSEHNEKYEDTFLESEEIRTKVEVVERKEHLHTDILKRGSEMDNNCSPTRKDFTGEKIFQEDTIPRTQIERRKTSLYFSSKYNKEALSPPRRKAFKKWTPPRSPFNLIQETLFHDPWKLLIATIFLNRTSGKMAIPVLWKFLEKYPSAEVARTADWRDVSELLKPLGLYDLRAKTIVKFSDEYLTKQWKYPIELHGIGAP; translated from the exons ATGGGCACGACTGGGCTGGAGAGTCTGAGCCTGGGGGACCGCGGAGCTGCCCCCACCGTCAACTCTAGTGAGCGCCTAGTCCCAGACCCGCCGAGTGACCTCCG CAAAGAAGATGTTGCTATGGAATTGGAAAGAGTGGGAGAAGATGAGGAACAAATGATGATAAAAAGAAGCAGTAAATGTAATCCCCTGCTACAAGAACCCATCACTTCTGCTCAGTTTGGTGCTACTGCAGGGACAGAATGCCATAAGTCTGTCCCATGTGGATGGGAAAGAGTTGTGAAGCAAAGGTTATTTGGGAAGACAGCAGGAAGATTTGATGTGTACTTTATCAG CCCAGAAGGACTGAAGTTCAGATCCAAAAGTTCACTTGCTAATTATCTTCATAAAAATGGAGAGACTTCTCTTAAGCCAGAAGATTTTGATTTTACTGTACTTTCTAAAAGGGGTATCAAGTCAAGATATAAAGACTGCAGCATGGCAGCCCTGACATCCCATCTACAAAACCAAAGTAACAATTCAAACTGGAACCTCAGGACCCGAAGCAAGTGCAAAAAGGATGTGTTTATGCCGCCAAATAGTAGTTCAGAGTTGCGGGAGAGCAGAGGACTCTCTAACTTTACTTCCAgtcatttgcttttgaaagaagatgaGGGTGTTGAAGATGTTAACTTCAGAAAGGTTAGAAAGCCCAAAGGAAAGGTgactattttgaaaggaatcccaattaagaaaactaaaaaaggaTGTAGGAAGAGCTGTTCAGGTTTTGTTCAAAGTGATAGCAAAAGAGAATCTGTGTGTAATAAAGCAGATGCTGAAAGTGAACCTGTTGCACAAAAAAGTCAGCTTGATAGAACCGTCTGCATTTCTGATGCTGGAGCATGTGATGAGACCCTCAGTGTGACCAGTGAAGAAAACAGCCTTGTAAAAGAAAGATCATTGAGTTCAGGATCAAATTTTTGTTCTGAACAAAAAACTTCTGGCATCATAAACAAATTTTGTTCAGCCAAAGACTCAGAACACAACGAGAAGTATGAGGATACCTTTTTAGAATCTGAAGAAATCAGAACAAAAGTAGAagttgtggaaaggaaagaacatttGCATACTGACATTTTAAAACGTGGCTCTGAAATGGACAACAACTGCTCACCAACCAGGAAAGACTTTACtggtgagaaaatatttcaag AAGATACCATCCCACGAACACagatagaaagaaggaaaacaagccTGTATTTTTCCAGCAAATATAACAAAGAAG CTCTTAGCCCCCCACGACGTAAAGCCTTTAAGAAATGGACACCTCCTCGGTCACCTTTTAATCTCATTCAGGAAACACTTTTTCATGATCCATGGAAGCTTCTCATCGCTACTATATTTCTCAATCGGACCTCAG GTAAAATGGCAATACCTGTGCTTTGGAAGTTTCTGGAGAAGTATCCTTCAGCTGAGGTAGCAAGAACCGCAGACTGGAGAGATGTGTCAGAACTTCTTAAACCTCTTGGTCTCTACGATCTTCGGGCAAAAACCATTGTCAAATTCTCAG ATGAATACCTGACAAAGCAGTGGAAGTATCCGATTGAGCTTCATGGGATTG GTGCACCCTGA
- the MBD4 gene encoding methyl-CpG-binding domain protein 4 isoform X1, producing MGTTGLESLSLGDRGAAPTVNSSERLVPDPPSDLRKEDVAMELERVGEDEEQMMIKRSSKCNPLLQEPITSAQFGATAGTECHKSVPCGWERVVKQRLFGKTAGRFDVYFISPEGLKFRSKSSLANYLHKNGETSLKPEDFDFTVLSKRGIKSRYKDCSMAALTSHLQNQSNNSNWNLRTRSKCKKDVFMPPNSSSELRESRGLSNFTSSHLLLKEDEGVEDVNFRKVRKPKGKVTILKGIPIKKTKKGCRKSCSGFVQSDSKRESVCNKADAESEPVAQKSQLDRTVCISDAGACDETLSVTSEENSLVKERSLSSGSNFCSEQKTSGIINKFCSAKDSEHNEKYEDTFLESEEIRTKVEVVERKEHLHTDILKRGSEMDNNCSPTRKDFTGEKIFQEDTIPRTQIERRKTSLYFSSKYNKEALSPPRRKAFKKWTPPRSPFNLIQETLFHDPWKLLIATIFLNRTSGKMAIPVLWKFLEKYPSAEVARTADWRDVSELLKPLGLYDLRAKTIVKFSDEYLTKQWKYPIELHGIGKYGNDSYRIFCVNEWKQVHPEDHKLNKYHDWLWENHEKLSLS from the exons ATGGGCACGACTGGGCTGGAGAGTCTGAGCCTGGGGGACCGCGGAGCTGCCCCCACCGTCAACTCTAGTGAGCGCCTAGTCCCAGACCCGCCGAGTGACCTCCG CAAAGAAGATGTTGCTATGGAATTGGAAAGAGTGGGAGAAGATGAGGAACAAATGATGATAAAAAGAAGCAGTAAATGTAATCCCCTGCTACAAGAACCCATCACTTCTGCTCAGTTTGGTGCTACTGCAGGGACAGAATGCCATAAGTCTGTCCCATGTGGATGGGAAAGAGTTGTGAAGCAAAGGTTATTTGGGAAGACAGCAGGAAGATTTGATGTGTACTTTATCAG CCCAGAAGGACTGAAGTTCAGATCCAAAAGTTCACTTGCTAATTATCTTCATAAAAATGGAGAGACTTCTCTTAAGCCAGAAGATTTTGATTTTACTGTACTTTCTAAAAGGGGTATCAAGTCAAGATATAAAGACTGCAGCATGGCAGCCCTGACATCCCATCTACAAAACCAAAGTAACAATTCAAACTGGAACCTCAGGACCCGAAGCAAGTGCAAAAAGGATGTGTTTATGCCGCCAAATAGTAGTTCAGAGTTGCGGGAGAGCAGAGGACTCTCTAACTTTACTTCCAgtcatttgcttttgaaagaagatgaGGGTGTTGAAGATGTTAACTTCAGAAAGGTTAGAAAGCCCAAAGGAAAGGTgactattttgaaaggaatcccaattaagaaaactaaaaaaggaTGTAGGAAGAGCTGTTCAGGTTTTGTTCAAAGTGATAGCAAAAGAGAATCTGTGTGTAATAAAGCAGATGCTGAAAGTGAACCTGTTGCACAAAAAAGTCAGCTTGATAGAACCGTCTGCATTTCTGATGCTGGAGCATGTGATGAGACCCTCAGTGTGACCAGTGAAGAAAACAGCCTTGTAAAAGAAAGATCATTGAGTTCAGGATCAAATTTTTGTTCTGAACAAAAAACTTCTGGCATCATAAACAAATTTTGTTCAGCCAAAGACTCAGAACACAACGAGAAGTATGAGGATACCTTTTTAGAATCTGAAGAAATCAGAACAAAAGTAGAagttgtggaaaggaaagaacatttGCATACTGACATTTTAAAACGTGGCTCTGAAATGGACAACAACTGCTCACCAACCAGGAAAGACTTTACtggtgagaaaatatttcaag AAGATACCATCCCACGAACACagatagaaagaaggaaaacaagccTGTATTTTTCCAGCAAATATAACAAAGAAG CTCTTAGCCCCCCACGACGTAAAGCCTTTAAGAAATGGACACCTCCTCGGTCACCTTTTAATCTCATTCAGGAAACACTTTTTCATGATCCATGGAAGCTTCTCATCGCTACTATATTTCTCAATCGGACCTCAG GTAAAATGGCAATACCTGTGCTTTGGAAGTTTCTGGAGAAGTATCCTTCAGCTGAGGTAGCAAGAACCGCAGACTGGAGAGATGTGTCAGAACTTCTTAAACCTCTTGGTCTCTACGATCTTCGGGCAAAAACCATTGTCAAATTCTCAG ATGAATACCTGACAAAGCAGTGGAAGTATCCGATTGAGCTTCATGGGATTGGTAAATATGGCAACGACTCTTACAGAATTTTTTGTGTCAATGAGTGGAAGCAG GTGCACCCTGAAGaccacaaattaaataaatatcatgACTGGCTTTGGGAAAATCATGAAAAATTAAGTCTGTCTTAA
- the MBD4 gene encoding methyl-CpG-binding domain protein 4 isoform X4, whose protein sequence is MGTTGLESLSLGDRGAAPTVNSSERLVPDPPSDLRKEDVAMELERVGEDEEQMMIKRSSKCNPLLQEPITSAQFGATAGTECHKSVPCGWERVVKQRLFGKTAGRFDVYFISPEGLKFRSKSSLANYLHKNGETSLKPEDFDFTVLSKRGIKSRYKDCSMAALTSHLQNQSNNSNWNLRTRSKCKKDVFMPPNSSSELRESRGLSNFTSSHLLLKEDEGVEDVNFRKVRKPKGKVTILKGIPIKKTKKGCRKSCSGFVQSDSKRESVCNKADAESEPVAQKSQLDRTVCISDAGACDETLSVTSEENSLVKERSLSSGSNFCSEQKTSGIINKFCSAKDSEHNEKYEDTFLESEEIRTKVEVVERKEHLHTDILKRGSEMDNNCSPTRKDFTEDTIPRTQIERRKTSLYFSSKYNKEALSPPRRKAFKKWTPPRSPFNLIQETLFHDPWKLLIATIFLNRTSGKMAIPVLWKFLEKYPSAEVARTADWRDVSELLKPLGLYDLRAKTIVKFSDEYLTKQWKYPIELHGIGAP, encoded by the exons ATGGGCACGACTGGGCTGGAGAGTCTGAGCCTGGGGGACCGCGGAGCTGCCCCCACCGTCAACTCTAGTGAGCGCCTAGTCCCAGACCCGCCGAGTGACCTCCG CAAAGAAGATGTTGCTATGGAATTGGAAAGAGTGGGAGAAGATGAGGAACAAATGATGATAAAAAGAAGCAGTAAATGTAATCCCCTGCTACAAGAACCCATCACTTCTGCTCAGTTTGGTGCTACTGCAGGGACAGAATGCCATAAGTCTGTCCCATGTGGATGGGAAAGAGTTGTGAAGCAAAGGTTATTTGGGAAGACAGCAGGAAGATTTGATGTGTACTTTATCAG CCCAGAAGGACTGAAGTTCAGATCCAAAAGTTCACTTGCTAATTATCTTCATAAAAATGGAGAGACTTCTCTTAAGCCAGAAGATTTTGATTTTACTGTACTTTCTAAAAGGGGTATCAAGTCAAGATATAAAGACTGCAGCATGGCAGCCCTGACATCCCATCTACAAAACCAAAGTAACAATTCAAACTGGAACCTCAGGACCCGAAGCAAGTGCAAAAAGGATGTGTTTATGCCGCCAAATAGTAGTTCAGAGTTGCGGGAGAGCAGAGGACTCTCTAACTTTACTTCCAgtcatttgcttttgaaagaagatgaGGGTGTTGAAGATGTTAACTTCAGAAAGGTTAGAAAGCCCAAAGGAAAGGTgactattttgaaaggaatcccaattaagaaaactaaaaaaggaTGTAGGAAGAGCTGTTCAGGTTTTGTTCAAAGTGATAGCAAAAGAGAATCTGTGTGTAATAAAGCAGATGCTGAAAGTGAACCTGTTGCACAAAAAAGTCAGCTTGATAGAACCGTCTGCATTTCTGATGCTGGAGCATGTGATGAGACCCTCAGTGTGACCAGTGAAGAAAACAGCCTTGTAAAAGAAAGATCATTGAGTTCAGGATCAAATTTTTGTTCTGAACAAAAAACTTCTGGCATCATAAACAAATTTTGTTCAGCCAAAGACTCAGAACACAACGAGAAGTATGAGGATACCTTTTTAGAATCTGAAGAAATCAGAACAAAAGTAGAagttgtggaaaggaaagaacatttGCATACTGACATTTTAAAACGTGGCTCTGAAATGGACAACAACTGCTCACCAACCAGGAAAGACTTTACtg AAGATACCATCCCACGAACACagatagaaagaaggaaaacaagccTGTATTTTTCCAGCAAATATAACAAAGAAG CTCTTAGCCCCCCACGACGTAAAGCCTTTAAGAAATGGACACCTCCTCGGTCACCTTTTAATCTCATTCAGGAAACACTTTTTCATGATCCATGGAAGCTTCTCATCGCTACTATATTTCTCAATCGGACCTCAG GTAAAATGGCAATACCTGTGCTTTGGAAGTTTCTGGAGAAGTATCCTTCAGCTGAGGTAGCAAGAACCGCAGACTGGAGAGATGTGTCAGAACTTCTTAAACCTCTTGGTCTCTACGATCTTCGGGCAAAAACCATTGTCAAATTCTCAG ATGAATACCTGACAAAGCAGTGGAAGTATCCGATTGAGCTTCATGGGATTG GTGCACCCTGA
- the MBD4 gene encoding methyl-CpG-binding domain protein 4 isoform X3 codes for MELERVGEDEEQMMIKRSSKCNPLLQEPITSAQFGATAGTECHKSVPCGWERVVKQRLFGKTAGRFDVYFISPEGLKFRSKSSLANYLHKNGETSLKPEDFDFTVLSKRGIKSRYKDCSMAALTSHLQNQSNNSNWNLRTRSKCKKDVFMPPNSSSELRESRGLSNFTSSHLLLKEDEGVEDVNFRKVRKPKGKVTILKGIPIKKTKKGCRKSCSGFVQSDSKRESVCNKADAESEPVAQKSQLDRTVCISDAGACDETLSVTSEENSLVKERSLSSGSNFCSEQKTSGIINKFCSAKDSEHNEKYEDTFLESEEIRTKVEVVERKEHLHTDILKRGSEMDNNCSPTRKDFTGEKIFQEDTIPRTQIERRKTSLYFSSKYNKEALSPPRRKAFKKWTPPRSPFNLIQETLFHDPWKLLIATIFLNRTSGKMAIPVLWKFLEKYPSAEVARTADWRDVSELLKPLGLYDLRAKTIVKFSDEYLTKQWKYPIELHGIGKYGNDSYRIFCVNEWKQVHPEDHKLNKYHDWLWENHEKLSLS; via the exons ATGGAATTGGAAAGAGTGGGAGAAGATGAGGAACAAATGATGATAAAAAGAAGCAGTAAATGTAATCCCCTGCTACAAGAACCCATCACTTCTGCTCAGTTTGGTGCTACTGCAGGGACAGAATGCCATAAGTCTGTCCCATGTGGATGGGAAAGAGTTGTGAAGCAAAGGTTATTTGGGAAGACAGCAGGAAGATTTGATGTGTACTTTATCAG CCCAGAAGGACTGAAGTTCAGATCCAAAAGTTCACTTGCTAATTATCTTCATAAAAATGGAGAGACTTCTCTTAAGCCAGAAGATTTTGATTTTACTGTACTTTCTAAAAGGGGTATCAAGTCAAGATATAAAGACTGCAGCATGGCAGCCCTGACATCCCATCTACAAAACCAAAGTAACAATTCAAACTGGAACCTCAGGACCCGAAGCAAGTGCAAAAAGGATGTGTTTATGCCGCCAAATAGTAGTTCAGAGTTGCGGGAGAGCAGAGGACTCTCTAACTTTACTTCCAgtcatttgcttttgaaagaagatgaGGGTGTTGAAGATGTTAACTTCAGAAAGGTTAGAAAGCCCAAAGGAAAGGTgactattttgaaaggaatcccaattaagaaaactaaaaaaggaTGTAGGAAGAGCTGTTCAGGTTTTGTTCAAAGTGATAGCAAAAGAGAATCTGTGTGTAATAAAGCAGATGCTGAAAGTGAACCTGTTGCACAAAAAAGTCAGCTTGATAGAACCGTCTGCATTTCTGATGCTGGAGCATGTGATGAGACCCTCAGTGTGACCAGTGAAGAAAACAGCCTTGTAAAAGAAAGATCATTGAGTTCAGGATCAAATTTTTGTTCTGAACAAAAAACTTCTGGCATCATAAACAAATTTTGTTCAGCCAAAGACTCAGAACACAACGAGAAGTATGAGGATACCTTTTTAGAATCTGAAGAAATCAGAACAAAAGTAGAagttgtggaaaggaaagaacatttGCATACTGACATTTTAAAACGTGGCTCTGAAATGGACAACAACTGCTCACCAACCAGGAAAGACTTTACtggtgagaaaatatttcaag AAGATACCATCCCACGAACACagatagaaagaaggaaaacaagccTGTATTTTTCCAGCAAATATAACAAAGAAG CTCTTAGCCCCCCACGACGTAAAGCCTTTAAGAAATGGACACCTCCTCGGTCACCTTTTAATCTCATTCAGGAAACACTTTTTCATGATCCATGGAAGCTTCTCATCGCTACTATATTTCTCAATCGGACCTCAG GTAAAATGGCAATACCTGTGCTTTGGAAGTTTCTGGAGAAGTATCCTTCAGCTGAGGTAGCAAGAACCGCAGACTGGAGAGATGTGTCAGAACTTCTTAAACCTCTTGGTCTCTACGATCTTCGGGCAAAAACCATTGTCAAATTCTCAG ATGAATACCTGACAAAGCAGTGGAAGTATCCGATTGAGCTTCATGGGATTGGTAAATATGGCAACGACTCTTACAGAATTTTTTGTGTCAATGAGTGGAAGCAG GTGCACCCTGAAGaccacaaattaaataaatatcatgACTGGCTTTGGGAAAATCATGAAAAATTAAGTCTGTCTTAA
- the MBD4 gene encoding methyl-CpG-binding domain protein 4 (The RefSeq protein has 4 substitutions, 1 non-frameshifting indel compared to this genomic sequence), protein MGTTGLESLSLGDRGAAPTVTSSERLVPDPPSDLRKEDVAMELERVGEDEEQMMIIRSSKCNPLLQEPITSAQFGATAGTECHKSVPCGWERVVKQRLFGKTAGRFDVYFISPEGLKFRSKSSLANYLHKNGETSLKPEDFDFTVLSKRGIKSRYKDCSMAALTSHLQNQSNNSNWNLRTRSKCKKDVFMPPNSSSELRESRGLSNFTSSHLLLKEDEGVEGVNFRKVRKPKGKVTILKGIPIKKTKKGCRKSCSGFVQSDSKRESVCNKADAESEPVAQKSQLDRTICISDAGACDETLSVTSEENSLVKERSLSSGSNFCSEQKTSGIINKFCSAKDSEHNEKYEDTFLESEEIRTKVEEVVERKEHLHTDILKRGSEMDNNCSPTRKDFTEDTIPRTQIERRKTSLYFSSKYNKEALSPPRRKAFKKWTPPRSPFNLIQETLFHDPWKLLIATIFLNRTSGKMAIPVLWKFLEKYPSAEVARTADWRDVSELLKPLGLYDLRAKTIVKFSDEYLTKQWKYPIELHGIGKYGNDSYRIFCVNEWKQVHPEDHKLNKYHDWLWENHEKLSLS, encoded by the exons ATGGGCACGACTGGGCTGGAGAGTCTGAGCCTGGGGGACCGCGGAGCTGCCCCCACCGTCAACTCTAGTGAGCGCCTAGTCCCAGACCCGCCGAGTGACCTCCG CAAAGAAGATGTTGCTATGGAATTGGAAAGAGTGGGAGAAGATGAGGAACAAATGATGATAAAAAGAAGCAGTAAATGTAATCCCCTGCTACAAGAACCCATCACTTCTGCTCAGTTTGGTGCTACTGCAGGGACAGAATGCCATAAGTCTGTCCCATGTGGATGGGAAAGAGTTGTGAAGCAAAGGTTATTTGGGAAGACAGCAGGAAGATTTGATGTGTACTTTATCAG CCCAGAAGGACTGAAGTTCAGATCCAAAAGTTCACTTGCTAATTATCTTCATAAAAATGGAGAGACTTCTCTTAAGCCAGAAGATTTTGATTTTACTGTACTTTCTAAAAGGGGTATCAAGTCAAGATATAAAGACTGCAGCATGGCAGCCCTGACATCCCATCTACAAAACCAAAGTAACAATTCAAACTGGAACCTCAGGACCCGAAGCAAGTGCAAAAAGGATGTGTTTATGCCGCCAAATAGTAGTTCAGAGTTGCGGGAGAGCAGAGGACTCTCTAACTTTACTTCCAgtcatttgcttttgaaagaagatgaGGGTGTTGAAGATGTTAACTTCAGAAAGGTTAGAAAGCCCAAAGGAAAGGTgactattttgaaaggaatcccaattaagaaaactaaaaaaggaTGTAGGAAGAGCTGTTCAGGTTTTGTTCAAAGTGATAGCAAAAGAGAATCTGTGTGTAATAAAGCAGATGCTGAAAGTGAACCTGTTGCACAAAAAAGTCAGCTTGATAGAACCGTCTGCATTTCTGATGCTGGAGCATGTGATGAGACCCTCAGTGTGACCAGTGAAGAAAACAGCCTTGTAAAAGAAAGATCATTGAGTTCAGGATCAAATTTTTGTTCTGAACAAAAAACTTCTGGCATCATAAACAAATTTTGTTCAGCCAAAGACTCAGAACACAACGAGAAGTATGAGGATACCTTTTTAGAATCTGAAGAAATCAGAACAAAAGTAGAagttgtggaaaggaaagaacatttGCATACTGACATTTTAAAACGTGGCTCTGAAATGGACAACAACTGCTCACCAACCAGGAAAGACTTTACtg AAGATACCATCCCACGAACACagatagaaagaaggaaaacaagccTGTATTTTTCCAGCAAATATAACAAAGAAG CTCTTAGCCCCCCACGACGTAAAGCCTTTAAGAAATGGACACCTCCTCGGTCACCTTTTAATCTCATTCAGGAAACACTTTTTCATGATCCATGGAAGCTTCTCATCGCTACTATATTTCTCAATCGGACCTCAG GTAAAATGGCAATACCTGTGCTTTGGAAGTTTCTGGAGAAGTATCCTTCAGCTGAGGTAGCAAGAACCGCAGACTGGAGAGATGTGTCAGAACTTCTTAAACCTCTTGGTCTCTACGATCTTCGGGCAAAAACCATTGTCAAATTCTCAG ATGAATACCTGACAAAGCAGTGGAAGTATCCGATTGAGCTTCATGGGATTGGTAAATATGGCAACGACTCTTACAGAATTTTTTGTGTCAATGAGTGGAAGCAG GTGCACCCTGAAGaccacaaattaaataaatatcatgACTGGCTTTGGGAAAATCATGAAAAATTAAGTCTGTCTTAA